One Glaciihabitans arcticus DNA window includes the following coding sequences:
- a CDS encoding aldo/keto reductase, whose protein sequence is MSVPTIELNSGHTIPQLGFGVFKVDPVETERVVFDALEVGYRHLDTARIYGNEAGVGAAIAKSGIPRDELFITTKLWNDDQGTQSAHDAFDRSLEQLGLDRVDLYLIHWPSPKTNKFVESWLAMEEMAASGRTTSIGVSNFLPHHLQPVLDVATVVPAVNQIELHPYLQQRDAVEFGAANGIATEAWSPLGRGHLLEDATVAAIAEAHERSIAQVLLRWHLQNGYIVIPKSTHKERMAENFDVFGFELSETEMAGLTALERDGRIGSHPNEVD, encoded by the coding sequence GTGTCTGTCCCCACCATTGAACTGAACTCCGGCCACACGATCCCGCAGCTCGGCTTCGGCGTCTTCAAGGTCGACCCGGTCGAAACCGAGCGGGTCGTGTTCGACGCACTCGAGGTCGGCTACCGCCACTTGGACACCGCGCGCATCTACGGCAACGAGGCGGGTGTGGGTGCAGCGATCGCGAAGTCGGGCATTCCGCGCGACGAGTTGTTCATCACCACCAAGCTGTGGAACGACGACCAGGGCACGCAGTCCGCGCACGACGCCTTCGATCGCAGCCTCGAGCAGCTCGGCCTCGACCGGGTCGACCTGTACCTCATTCACTGGCCCTCGCCGAAGACGAACAAGTTCGTCGAGAGCTGGCTCGCGATGGAGGAGATGGCAGCAAGCGGCCGCACGACCTCGATCGGTGTCTCGAACTTCCTGCCGCACCACCTGCAGCCGGTTCTGGATGTCGCGACCGTCGTTCCCGCCGTGAACCAGATCGAGCTGCACCCGTACCTGCAGCAGCGCGACGCCGTGGAGTTCGGCGCCGCCAACGGAATCGCGACCGAAGCGTGGAGCCCCCTCGGCCGCGGGCACCTGCTCGAGGACGCCACCGTGGCCGCGATCGCCGAGGCGCACGAGCGCTCGATCGCCCAGGTGCTGCTTCGCTGGCACCTGCAGAACGGCTACATCGTGATCCCGAAGTCGACGCACAAGGAACGCATGGCCGAGAACTTCGACGTCTTCGGCTTCGAGCTCTCGGAGACCGAGATGGCCGGCCTCACCGCCCTGGAGCGCGACGGCCGCATCGGCAGCCACCCGAACGAGGTCGACTAG
- a CDS encoding ArsR/SmtB family transcription factor: MNVFEVLAHPIRHRIVTILASGEHTSGNLVDVISHEHRVTKAAVSWHLAVLRDSGYVIVRQEYTERWYRLDEDVIRRLRKEVRTIVKVWRRRIGDVDGTDPLAAFSRKRIQKARRTAGDTSRVGAMYTQGVI; encoded by the coding sequence ATGAACGTGTTCGAGGTTCTCGCTCACCCAATCCGGCACCGGATTGTCACGATCCTGGCGTCGGGCGAGCACACGTCGGGCAACCTCGTGGACGTCATTTCGCACGAACACCGAGTGACGAAGGCGGCGGTGTCGTGGCACCTGGCCGTGCTGCGCGACAGCGGGTACGTGATCGTGCGGCAGGAGTACACGGAGCGGTGGTACCGACTGGATGAAGACGTGATCCGGAGACTGAGGAAGGAGGTGCGCACGATCGTGAAGGTGTGGAGGCGGCGCATCGGAGACGTCGACGGCACAGACCCGCTCGCCGCATTCTCGCGCAAGCGTATACAGAAGGCTCGCAGAACGGCAGGCGACACGTCTAGAGTGGGGGCAATGTATACACAGGGCGTGATCTAG
- a CDS encoding DMT family transporter → METKWRWIFVAAIAPIAWGSTYFVTRQLLPADVPLWGAVIRALPAGLILLLIARKLPHGSWWWKSVVLGFLNVGAFFILVYVAAQLLPSSIASTLMALAALVMALLAWPLLGERPRLVSIAGAVIGIAGVCIMLLSDVTALSPWGILASLAAMIMSSVGFILAKKWGAGVDPLALTSWQLIAGAALVLPVAALVEGAPPALEPPAILGFLYVTIVATAVANVAWLVALRNLPVASVGIIGLLNPVTGVALGVILASEAFGWRQLIGVALVLGGVLLAQRQRTKPPRLKMEGYVPARDPDRDHLPA, encoded by the coding sequence ATGGAAACTAAATGGCGCTGGATCTTCGTCGCAGCCATCGCCCCCATCGCCTGGGGCAGCACCTACTTCGTGACTCGCCAACTCCTGCCCGCCGATGTACCGCTGTGGGGCGCCGTGATCCGCGCGCTGCCGGCTGGTCTCATCCTGCTGCTGATCGCGCGCAAGCTGCCGCACGGCTCGTGGTGGTGGAAGTCGGTGGTGCTCGGCTTCCTCAACGTCGGCGCGTTCTTCATCCTCGTCTACGTTGCCGCCCAGCTGCTGCCCTCGAGCATCGCCTCGACGCTCATGGCTCTGGCCGCTCTCGTGATGGCCCTGCTCGCCTGGCCGCTGCTCGGCGAGCGCCCGCGACTCGTGTCGATCGCAGGTGCCGTGATCGGCATCGCCGGCGTCTGCATCATGCTGCTGTCGGATGTCACTGCCCTAAGTCCCTGGGGCATCCTCGCGTCGCTCGCGGCCATGATCATGTCGTCGGTCGGGTTCATCCTCGCGAAGAAGTGGGGCGCCGGGGTGGATCCGCTGGCGCTCACGTCCTGGCAGCTCATAGCCGGTGCCGCGCTCGTGCTTCCCGTCGCCGCGCTCGTGGAGGGCGCACCGCCGGCACTCGAGCCGCCCGCCATTCTCGGCTTCCTCTACGTGACCATCGTCGCGACGGCCGTCGCCAACGTGGCGTGGCTCGTCGCCCTGCGCAACCTGCCGGTGGCGAGCGTCGGCATCATCGGCCTGCTGAATCCGGTTACGGGGGTCGCGCTCGGCGTAATCCTCGCCTCGGAGGCTTTTGGCTGGCGGCAACTCATCGGTGTCGCGCTGGTGCTCGGCGGGGTGCTGCTCGCCCAGCGACAGCGCACCAAGCCGCCGCGGCTTAAGATGGAAGGCTATGTCCCAGCCCGAGATCCCGATCGAGATCACCTACCCGCCTGA
- a CDS encoding MmgE/PrpD family protein gives MKNHPVRVHRSDENLAREGQLAWKIAEVASENVAVSDDVTDMVINRIIDNASVAAASLTRAPVVAARAQAEDHPYQPGATVFGVTGRFSPEWAAWANGVAVRELDYHDTFLAAEYSHPGDNIPPIVAVAQHTGRSGADLLRGIVTGYEIQVDLVKAISLHKHKIDHVAHLGPSAAAGIGTLLGLDTETIFQAIGQALHTTTATRQSRKGEISTWKAHAPAFAGKMAVEAVDRAMRGQTSPTPIYEGEDGVIAWLLDGPDAAYEVPLPERGETRRAILDSYTKEHSAEYQAQAWIDLARKLKQQYPHLSAETISSAVLHTSHHTHYVIGSGANDPQKYDPTASRETLDHSIPYIFTVALQDGEWHHERSYAPERAGRPDTVALWNRVTTQEDAEWTRRYHSLDPAEKAFGGRVEIELTDGTRIVDEIAVADAHPLGARPFARADYITKFQQLAAPVLESTEIERFLDVAQRLPYLTAGELAGLTITPATPFAPGPKGLF, from the coding sequence ATGAAGAATCACCCCGTACGCGTACACCGCAGCGACGAGAACCTCGCCCGCGAGGGCCAGCTCGCCTGGAAGATCGCCGAAGTCGCGAGTGAGAACGTCGCCGTGAGCGACGACGTCACCGACATGGTCATCAACCGCATCATCGACAACGCCTCGGTCGCCGCGGCATCCCTCACGCGTGCGCCCGTCGTCGCCGCGCGCGCACAGGCGGAGGATCACCCGTACCAGCCCGGAGCGACAGTCTTCGGCGTGACCGGCCGCTTCAGCCCCGAGTGGGCCGCCTGGGCGAATGGCGTCGCCGTGCGTGAACTCGATTACCACGACACCTTCCTCGCCGCGGAGTACTCGCACCCGGGCGACAACATCCCGCCCATCGTCGCCGTCGCCCAGCACACCGGACGCAGCGGAGCCGACCTGCTGCGGGGCATCGTCACCGGCTACGAGATCCAGGTCGACCTCGTGAAGGCGATCAGCCTGCACAAGCACAAGATCGACCATGTCGCGCACCTCGGCCCGAGCGCCGCCGCCGGCATCGGCACCCTGCTCGGCCTCGACACCGAGACGATCTTCCAGGCCATCGGGCAGGCGCTGCACACCACCACTGCCACCCGCCAGTCCCGCAAGGGCGAGATCTCCACCTGGAAGGCGCACGCCCCCGCCTTCGCAGGCAAGATGGCCGTCGAGGCCGTCGACCGGGCGATGCGCGGCCAGACGAGCCCCACCCCGATCTACGAGGGCGAGGACGGCGTGATCGCCTGGCTGCTCGACGGACCGGACGCCGCCTACGAGGTTCCGCTGCCCGAGCGCGGCGAGACGCGTCGCGCGATCCTCGACAGCTACACGAAGGAGCACTCGGCCGAGTACCAGGCGCAAGCCTGGATCGACCTCGCGCGCAAGCTCAAGCAGCAGTACCCGCACCTGAGCGCCGAGACCATCTCCAGCGCCGTGCTGCATACCAGCCACCACACCCACTACGTGATCGGTTCGGGCGCGAACGACCCGCAGAAGTACGACCCGACGGCCAGCCGCGAGACGCTCGACCACTCGATCCCGTACATCTTCACGGTCGCGCTACAGGACGGCGAGTGGCACCACGAGCGCTCCTACGCTCCCGAGCGTGCGGGCCGCCCCGACACCGTCGCGCTCTGGAATCGGGTGACCACACAGGAGGACGCCGAGTGGACGCGCCGCTACCACTCGCTCGACCCTGCCGAGAAGGCGTTCGGCGGTCGGGTGGAGATCGAACTCACCGACGGCACCCGCATCGTTGATGAGATCGCTGTGGCGGATGCGCATCCGCTCGGCGCTCGCCCCTTTGCGCGGGCCGACTACATCACCAAGTTCCAGCAGCTCGCCGCGCCGGTGCTCGAGAGCACAGAGATCGAGCGCTTCCTCGATGTTGCGCAGCGCCTGCCGTACCTCACCGCTGGGGAGCTCGCCGGTCTCACGATCACCCCGGCGACACCGTTCGCCCCCGGCCCGAAGGGACTCTTCTAA
- a CDS encoding MarR family winged helix-turn-helix transcriptional regulator → MDHVSRIQDDWRRERPDLDVAPIGVIGRLHRLANALTEELVAVYREFGLSEGEFDVLSALRRAGAPFERAPGDLAQHTMVTTGAITKRIDRLVSAGLVTRRQSESDGRGRVVALTPEGVELIDRAVEAHLANERRLVDMLGAPGPFEQTLTDWLSHFEQR, encoded by the coding sequence ATGGACCATGTCTCCCGCATCCAGGACGACTGGCGCCGCGAGCGCCCCGACCTCGACGTCGCCCCGATCGGCGTCATCGGCCGCCTGCACCGCCTCGCGAACGCGCTCACCGAGGAGCTCGTCGCCGTCTATCGGGAGTTCGGCCTGAGCGAGGGGGAGTTCGACGTACTCTCTGCGCTGCGTCGCGCCGGCGCCCCGTTCGAGCGCGCACCCGGCGATCTCGCCCAGCACACCATGGTCACGACCGGCGCGATCACCAAACGCATCGACCGGCTGGTGTCGGCCGGGCTGGTCACGCGTCGCCAGTCCGAATCCGATGGCCGTGGCCGGGTCGTCGCGCTCACGCCCGAGGGTGTCGAGCTCATCGACCGCGCGGTCGAGGCGCACCTGGCCAACGAGAGGCGGCTCGTCGACATGCTCGGAGCGCCCGGGCCCTTCGAGCAGACTCTCACCGACTGGCTCTCACACTTCGAACAGCGTTGA
- the prpB gene encoding methylisocitrate lyase: MLYASTPAHEKRRLFRERLAAGELLRFPGAFNPLSAKLIQDKGFEGVYISGAVISADLGLPDIGLTTLTEVATRAQQIARMTELPALVDADTGFGEPMNVARTVQTLEDAGVAGLHIEDQVNPKRCGHLDGKAVVDEDTAIKRIRAAADARRDPNLLIMARTDIRGIDGLQAAIDRSKQLVDAGADAIFPEAMTSLEEFEAVRNAVDVPILANMTEFGKSELFTNEQLANVGVNIVIYPVSLLRLAMGAAERGLDTLVAGGTLQPEVGSMQTRARLYELLDYEAYNSFDSSIYNFKVQS; the protein is encoded by the coding sequence ATGCTGTACGCCTCCACCCCCGCTCACGAGAAGCGCCGCCTGTTCCGCGAGCGTCTCGCGGCCGGCGAGCTGTTGCGCTTCCCGGGCGCGTTCAACCCGCTGTCCGCGAAGCTCATCCAGGACAAGGGGTTCGAGGGCGTCTACATCTCGGGCGCCGTCATCTCCGCCGACCTCGGCCTGCCCGACATCGGCCTGACAACGCTGACCGAGGTCGCGACCCGCGCGCAGCAGATCGCGCGCATGACCGAGCTCCCCGCCCTCGTCGACGCCGACACGGGATTCGGCGAGCCGATGAACGTCGCGCGAACCGTGCAGACGCTCGAGGACGCGGGGGTGGCCGGCCTGCACATCGAGGACCAGGTGAATCCCAAGCGCTGTGGGCACCTCGACGGCAAGGCCGTTGTGGACGAGGACACGGCGATCAAGCGCATCCGCGCGGCGGCGGACGCGAGGCGCGACCCGAACCTGCTCATCATGGCGCGCACGGACATCCGGGGCATCGACGGCCTGCAGGCCGCGATCGACCGCTCGAAGCAGCTGGTCGACGCGGGGGCCGACGCGATCTTCCCCGAGGCGATGACGAGCCTCGAAGAATTCGAGGCCGTGCGGAACGCCGTCGACGTGCCGATCCTCGCCAACATGACCGAGTTCGGCAAGAGCGAGCTGTTCACCAACGAGCAGCTCGCGAACGTCGGGGTGAACATCGTGATCTACCCGGTCAGCCTGCTGCGCCTCGCGATGGGTGCGGCTGAACGCGGCCTCGATACCCTCGTCGCCGGAGGCACTCTCCAGCCTGAGGTGGGTAGCATGCAGACGAGGGCTCGCCTCTATGAACTGCTCGACTACGAGGCCTACAACTCGTTCGATTCGTCCATCTACAACTTCAAGGTGCAATCATGA
- a CDS encoding bifunctional 2-methylcitrate synthase/citrate synthase, producing the protein MTEIHKGLAGVVVDTTAISKVNPETNSLLYRGYPVQELAANCTFEEVAYLLWHGELPTPVQLAEFETLERSLRPLDAAVKRVIDELPLTAHPMDVVRTAVSVIGAMDATLTEPGGIADPELNQKRAIYLFAQLPTIVAYDQRRRRDEQLIEPREDLGFSANFLHMTFGDVPDLVVVNAFDVSMILYAEHSFNASTFASRVVTSTLADLYSAVTAGIGALKGPLHGGANEAVMHVFEEIGTAELVGLWLDRALEEKRKIMGFGHRVYKSGDSRVPTMKAALDTLIAEYDRPDLIELYDELEKQMTERKNILPNLDYPSGPAYHLTGFDTEMFTPLFVAARITGWTAHIAEQLASNALIRPLSEYNGPAERHVTERSL; encoded by the coding sequence ATGACCGAGATCCACAAGGGCCTCGCGGGCGTCGTCGTCGACACCACCGCGATCTCCAAGGTGAACCCCGAAACCAATTCGCTGCTCTACCGCGGCTACCCGGTGCAGGAGCTCGCCGCGAACTGCACGTTCGAGGAGGTCGCCTACCTGCTCTGGCACGGCGAGCTGCCGACGCCCGTGCAGTTGGCCGAATTCGAGACGCTCGAGCGGTCGCTGCGACCGCTCGATGCCGCGGTCAAGCGGGTCATCGACGAGCTGCCCCTCACCGCGCACCCGATGGACGTCGTTCGCACGGCCGTCAGTGTGATCGGGGCGATGGATGCAACGCTCACCGAACCCGGCGGCATCGCGGATCCCGAACTCAACCAGAAGCGCGCGATCTACCTGTTCGCCCAGCTGCCGACGATCGTCGCGTACGACCAGCGGCGCCGCCGCGACGAGCAGCTCATCGAGCCGCGGGAAGATCTCGGCTTCTCGGCCAACTTCCTGCACATGACCTTCGGTGATGTTCCCGACCTCGTGGTCGTCAACGCGTTCGACGTCTCGATGATCCTGTACGCGGAGCATTCGTTCAACGCGAGCACGTTCGCATCCCGAGTCGTCACCAGCACCCTGGCCGACCTGTACTCGGCGGTCACGGCGGGCATCGGCGCCCTCAAGGGGCCGCTGCACGGTGGAGCCAACGAGGCGGTGATGCACGTCTTCGAGGAGATCGGCACCGCCGAGCTCGTCGGGCTCTGGCTTGATCGCGCGCTCGAGGAGAAGCGCAAGATCATGGGCTTCGGCCACCGCGTCTACAAGAGCGGCGACTCGCGGGTTCCGACCATGAAGGCGGCGCTCGACACGCTCATCGCCGAGTACGACCGCCCCGATCTCATCGAGCTGTACGACGAGCTCGAGAAGCAGATGACGGAGCGCAAGAACATCCTGCCCAACCTCGACTACCCGAGCGGTCCCGCGTACCACCTCACGGGTTTCGACACCGAGATGTTCACGCCCCTGTTCGTCGCCGCCCGCATCACCGGCTGGACCGCTCACATCGCGGAGCAGCTCGCCTCCAACGCCCTCATCCGCCCGCTCAGCGAGTACAACGGTCCCGCCGAGCGTCACGTCACCGAAAGGTCACTCTAA
- a CDS encoding FAD-binding oxidoreductase, with amino-acid sequence MAVALRNILRVDQVLTEAEELERYSHDDAEWAEYALPLAVVLAESNDDVSRVVKLAAKAGIHVIARGAGTGLSGGANATALSVILSLERMTAVTEINAAERYVVAQAGVLNNDLREAVAEEGLWYPPDPASHRISTIGGNAATNAGGLCCVKYGVTRDYVLGMTVVLADGEIVSLGHRTAKGVTGYDLAGLMVGSEGTLGIITELTLRLLPLAGREQRAVIGYFPSLQTAGDAVADVSRAGIIPSALELIDSMCLKAVDEWQGLGLPENADTLLLATVDETGDTGSALADRIAEIFAAAGSLDVRRGADGSGEGSEIDDLFLARRLAYPALERLGPVLTEDVCVPRGAVPEMLRRIQATAAEHDVVIANIAHAGDGNLHPLIIATEGDDDVKVRAKAAFDQIIRDCLDLGGTVSGEHGVGLLKLDGARDELGPRVLDLHRAIKAAVDPNGILNPGKAF; translated from the coding sequence GTGGCAGTCGCATTGCGCAATATTCTTCGAGTCGACCAGGTCCTCACCGAGGCCGAGGAGCTCGAGCGCTACAGCCACGACGATGCCGAGTGGGCCGAGTACGCGCTCCCGCTGGCGGTGGTGCTGGCAGAGAGCAACGACGACGTCTCGCGCGTGGTCAAGCTCGCCGCGAAGGCCGGCATTCACGTTATCGCTCGCGGCGCCGGAACCGGCCTGTCCGGCGGGGCCAACGCGACCGCGCTCAGCGTCATCCTCTCGCTGGAAAGAATGACCGCCGTCACCGAGATCAACGCGGCCGAGCGATACGTCGTCGCGCAGGCCGGCGTACTCAACAACGACCTGAGGGAGGCCGTCGCCGAGGAAGGGCTCTGGTATCCGCCCGACCCGGCGAGCCATCGCATCTCCACCATCGGCGGCAACGCGGCCACCAACGCCGGCGGACTCTGCTGCGTCAAATACGGCGTCACCCGTGACTACGTGCTCGGCATGACAGTCGTGCTCGCCGACGGCGAGATCGTCAGCCTCGGCCACCGCACCGCCAAAGGCGTCACCGGCTACGACCTCGCCGGGCTCATGGTCGGCTCAGAAGGAACCCTCGGCATCATCACCGAACTCACCCTGCGCCTCCTCCCCCTCGCCGGGCGCGAGCAGCGTGCCGTCATCGGCTACTTCCCCTCACTGCAGACCGCCGGTGACGCCGTCGCCGACGTGAGCCGAGCCGGCATCATCCCGTCAGCGCTCGAACTCATCGACAGCATGTGCCTGAAGGCCGTCGACGAGTGGCAGGGCCTCGGACTGCCGGAGAACGCCGACACCCTCCTGCTCGCCACCGTCGACGAGACCGGGGACACCGGTTCCGCTCTCGCCGACCGCATCGCCGAGATCTTCGCCGCCGCCGGCAGCCTCGACGTGCGCCGCGGCGCCGATGGGTCCGGTGAAGGCAGCGAGATCGACGACCTGTTTCTCGCCCGACGCCTCGCCTATCCGGCGCTCGAACGACTCGGCCCGGTGCTGACCGAAGACGTCTGCGTGCCGCGCGGAGCCGTGCCCGAGATGCTGCGCCGCATCCAGGCCACCGCCGCCGAGCACGACGTCGTCATCGCCAACATCGCGCACGCCGGCGACGGCAACCTGCACCCGCTCATCATCGCCACCGAGGGCGACGACGACGTCAAGGTCAGGGCCAAAGCCGCGTTCGACCAGATCATCCGCGACTGCCTCGACCTCGGCGGCACCGTCAGCGGGGAGCACGGCGTAGGGCTCCTCAAGCTCGATGGAGCGCGCGACGAACTCGGCCCACGCGTGCTCGATCTGCACCGCGCCATCAAGGCGGCCGTCGACCCGAATGGCATCCTCAACCCCGGCAAGGCCTTCTAG
- a CDS encoding GntR family transcriptional regulator, protein MRASDVAYESLRRDILQLVLEPGAALAEVELSTRLGISRTPVREALARLVAEGLAEPVGGRGLIVSPLSFDNVTELFELRQALEQQAASLAAERRDPAAFEALRDELATINTTDLPAYFEAVRAFDAAVDAAVANPYLVAALTSVRTHLSRIRRLSQDNPARLAEAAREHLLIIDAIIAGDARLAASATSVHLTRSLRSILETLTVRTP, encoded by the coding sequence ATGCGCGCGAGTGATGTTGCCTACGAGAGCCTGCGCCGGGACATCCTGCAGCTGGTGCTCGAACCGGGCGCCGCGCTCGCAGAGGTCGAGCTGAGCACGCGGCTCGGCATCTCCCGCACGCCCGTGCGCGAAGCCCTCGCCAGGCTCGTCGCCGAAGGGCTTGCGGAACCGGTCGGTGGCCGGGGGCTCATCGTGTCGCCGCTCAGCTTCGACAACGTGACCGAGCTCTTCGAGCTGAGGCAGGCGCTCGAGCAGCAGGCGGCATCCCTCGCGGCAGAGCGCCGCGACCCCGCGGCCTTCGAGGCGCTGCGCGACGAACTGGCGACGATCAACACGACCGATCTGCCCGCCTACTTCGAGGCGGTTCGCGCTTTCGACGCGGCCGTCGACGCGGCGGTCGCCAACCCCTACCTCGTCGCCGCTCTCACCAGCGTGCGCACCCACCTCAGCCGCATCCGCCGCCTGTCACAGGACAACCCGGCGCGCCTCGCCGAGGCCGCCCGCGAGCACCTGCTCATCATCGACGCCATCATCGCCGGAGACGCCCGCCTCGCCGCGAGCGCCACCAGCGTGCACCTCACCCGAAGCCTCCGCTCCATCCTTGAAACTCTGACGGTTAGGACCCCATGA